Part of the Terriglobia bacterium genome, GGTCATCGGGATAGGGATCCGGCAGCTACGAAGAGTCCGTGCCGGAGAGATGTTCACCCTGACCTGCCAAGACAATGCCAAGGGCGAACATCTGGGCATCAGCGCGATCAAGGAAGCCAAGCCCGCTGCCGCCCCCGCGCCGAAGTAGGCACCCGCCGGCAGGTTCACGGGGCGGTGTTCCAGGTCGCGAAGAGGGGCCTACCCTCGCTCGAAGAGGTGTGTCATGCCCGATGATCGCGAGCGCATCGAGATCGATGTGCCGCCCGGATCCCTGGTCGTTCGCCACGCCCGCTGCCCCGGCGGCTGCGACCTGATGGACCCTGGGGCCCCCATCCACGGCCGCCCCTCGATCCACCTCCTCTACCGCGACGCGGACGGAGAGGGCGACATCCGAGTGGACCCGGCCTACGGGAGCTTCGAGAACGTCGCCGACCGGGATCTGCGGGACGGAATGGTGGTGGAGTTCTTCTGCCCGAAGTGCCGCGTGTCGTTGCGGGCGCCCGGCGAGCGTTGCGGCGTCTGTTCCGCTCCGATGTTCGCGCTGCACCTTCCTCACGGAGGGGTCGTCGAGGGTTGCCAGCGGAAGGCTTGCTTCCACCACAAGCTGCGGCTGGTCAGCGACGAGGAGGAGATGCAGCGGTTGTTCGACCGGCTGGTGACCGACAACTACCTCTAGCCGCGCCGCCCGCACCCGGTGGCCATCCCGGGTCGAGGGACGTAGCATCGATTCGTCAGGCGAGGCGGGTCGAGGGGTCGCGGGTCCGGACTCTCCCGGATTCCGGGACCCCGCCCCCGAAAACCGACGTCAGGGAGGTTCGGATCATGGGAAGCAGCAAGGGATGCGACTGCGGATGCTCCTGCCAGTGCGGAGAGGACTGCGGCTGCTGCTGCGGCTCCGGCGAGCACGGGTTCAGACGCCGGTACCAGACCAAAGCCGAGCAGGTTGCCGAGCTGGAGCGATACCTGAGAGAACTCAAGGGCGAGGTGCAGGCCGTCGAGGAAAGGCTGGCGGATCTAAAGCGAAAGAAATGACACGTAGCCGCACGTCCCCTACGGCGACCCGAATGCGTCGCTGGAGCGCCGTTGATCCAAGGGGCGAATCGGCGTAACGTTCCGGACGCTCGATTGGGCCTGGGGGCATCCAAGGACTCCATCCCGGAAGGAGTCGGTTCGGGGTGTTCTCCAGGCGATGCAGCTTGCGTCCTTCTCGCCGGAAGGGAGGCAGGGAAATGAAGTTCGTCGTATCGCCTCAGAACGACCCGAAGCGCAACAGGGTTTGCGGTCT contains:
- a CDS encoding DUF3450 domain-containing protein, translating into MGSSKGCDCGCSCQCGEDCGCCCGSGEHGFRRRYQTKAEQVAELERYLRELKGEVQAVEERLADLKRKK